The Sandaracinobacteroides saxicola nucleotide sequence GTTCGATATAGCTGTCGATCTGGTCATCGGTGAACACACCGCCCTTGGTGAACACGGCACGTCCCTTGTCCAGCGCCGCCAGCGCCTCGCGCAGCGATCCGCACACCGTCGGCACCTTCTTCAGCTCCCGCGGCGGCAGGTCGTACAGGTTCTTGTCCATCGCCGCGCCCGGATGGATCTTGTTCTCGATCCCGTCCAGCCCCGCCATCAGCAATGCGCTGTACGCCAGATAGGGGTTCGCCGTCGCATCCGGGAAGCGTACCTCCACCCGCCGGCTCTTCGAACCCGTGCCATAGGGGATGCGGCAGCTCGCCGAGCGGTTGCGGCTGGAATAGGCCAGCAACACCGGCGCCTCATAGCCGGGCACCAGCCGCTTGTAGCTGTTGGTGCTCGGGTTGGTGAAGGCGTTCAGCGCCTTGGCATGCTTGATGATGCCGCCGATGAAGAACAGCGCCATCTCCGAAAGCCCGGCATAGCCCTCGCCGGCGAACAGCGGCTTCTTCCCGTCCCAGATGGACAGGTGCGTGTGCATGCCGCTGCCATTGTCCTCCTTGATCGGCTTCGGCATGAAGGTCGCGGTCTTGCCATAGGCCTGCGCCACCATGTGCACGACATATTTGTAGATCTGCATGCGGTCGGCGGTCTGCACCAGCGTGCCGAACTCCAGCCCCAGCTCATGCTGCGCCGCCGCCACCTCATGGTGATGCTTGTCGCACGGCAGGCCCATCTCCAGCATGGTCGAAACCATCTCCGCCCGCAGGTCCTGCGCGCTGTCCACCGGCGCCACCGGGAAATAGCCGCCCTTGGCGCGCGGCCGGTGCCCCAGATTGCCTTCCTCATATTTGGTGCCGGTATTGGTCGGCAGCTCGATGTCGTCCAGGCTGTAATGGCCGCCGGCATAGCTCTGGCCGAACCGCACATCGTCGAACACGAAGAACTCCGCCTCCGGCCCCACATAGGCGGTGTCGCCGATCCCGCTCGCCTTCAGATAGGCCTCCGCCCGCTTCGCCGTGGAACGCGGATCGCGCGAATAAAGCTCCCCGGTCGATGGTTCGACGATGTCGCAGAACAGGATCAGCATCGGCGTCGCGCTGAACGGGTCAACATAATGCGCATTGAGGTCGGGCTTCAGGATCATGTCGCTCTCGTTGATCGCCTTCCAGCCGGCGATCGAGGAGCCGTCGAACATGAAACCCTCGGTCAGATTGTCCTCGTCGACAACCCGCGTCGCCATGGTCAGATGCTGCCACTTGCCGCGCGGATCGGTGAAGCGAAGGTCAACCCATTCGATCTCCTTCTCTTTCATCAGCTTCAGCACGTCGCTCGGTTTCGTTGCCATGGGTCTCGGTTCCTCTCGTTGTTTTATGAATGAAATCAGATTGCGTCCGCGTCGCGCTCCCCGGTGCGGATGCGCATCGCCGTCTCCACCGGGATCACGAAAATCTTGCCGTCGCCGATGCGGCCCGTCCGCGCCGCCGTGGCGATCGCCTCCAGCACCCGCTCCACCTGGCCGTCATCCACCACCACCTCCAGCCGCACCTTCGGCAGGAAATCGACGATATATTCGGCGCCGCGATACAGTTCGGTATGCCCCTTCTGCCGGCCGAAGCCCTTCGCCTCGGTC carries:
- the glnA gene encoding type I glutamate--ammonia ligase; protein product: MATKPSDVLKLMKEKEIEWVDLRFTDPRGKWQHLTMATRVVDEDNLTEGFMFDGSSIAGWKAINESDMILKPDLNAHYVDPFSATPMLILFCDIVEPSTGELYSRDPRSTAKRAEAYLKASGIGDTAYVGPEAEFFVFDDVRFGQSYAGGHYSLDDIELPTNTGTKYEEGNLGHRPRAKGGYFPVAPVDSAQDLRAEMVSTMLEMGLPCDKHHHEVAAAQHELGLEFGTLVQTADRMQIYKYVVHMVAQAYGKTATFMPKPIKEDNGSGMHTHLSIWDGKKPLFAGEGYAGLSEMALFFIGGIIKHAKALNAFTNPSTNSYKRLVPGYEAPVLLAYSSRNRSASCRIPYGTGSKSRRVEVRFPDATANPYLAYSALLMAGLDGIENKIHPGAAMDKNLYDLPPRELKKVPTVCGSLREALAALDKGRAVFTKGGVFTDDQIDSYIELKMEEVARWEMTPSPVEFDMYYSA
- a CDS encoding P-II family nitrogen regulator, with protein sequence MKKIEAIIKPFKLDEVKEALHDVGVSGITVTEAKGFGRQKGHTELYRGAEYIVDFLPKVRLEVVVDDGQVERVLEAIATAARTGRIGDGKIFVIPVETAMRIRTGERDADAI